A DNA window from Rhipicephalus sanguineus isolate Rsan-2018 chromosome 8, BIME_Rsan_1.4, whole genome shotgun sequence contains the following coding sequences:
- the LOC125759476 gene encoding uncharacterized protein LOC125759476 has protein sequence MFTNVDVRGVPRGRCGGEYCECDGFTRSCTEASGGARGCVQCGWCCYCGHPPFSHSRIERNVSGRQEILPITWNGARPPTLDPSTQCEWNGIVEAAQPTTDEVIVLEPVEEVRETAAPENEAPEVIVLPAEEEQSDQNLGLKRNHCDEDAPSLDACTLANSDLLQKVENLENEIKDLKKRQNEEGTEKLKPLVIGKSA, from the exons ATGTTCACTAACGTCGACGTCCGCGGTGTCCCACGAGGGCGATGCGGTGGGGAATACTGCGAATGCGACGGCTTCACGCGTTCTTGCACGGAGGCCTCCGGCGGTGCTAGAGGCTGTGTCCAGTGTGGCTGGTGCTGCTACTGCGGACATCCGCCGTTCAGTCACAGTCGCATCG AGAGAAATGTTTCTGGCCGTCAGGAAATCCTCCCGATCACCTGGAACGGTGCACGCCCACCAACGCTTGATCCGTCCACACAATGTG AGTGGAACGGTATAGTTGAAGCAGCACAGCCCACGACGGATGAAGTCATTGTGCTGGAACCTGTTGAGGAGGTGCGCGAGACTGCCGCTCCTGAAAACGAAGCGCCCGAGGTGATTGTGCTGCCCGCTGAAGAGGAACAGTCGGATCAGAACTTGGGGCTAAAGAGAAACCACTGTGATGAG GATGCTCCCAGTTTGGACGCTTGCACTTTGGCAAACAGCGATCTTTTGCAGAAGGTTGAAAACCTGGAGAACGAGATAAAGGACCTGAAGAAGCGTCAGAACGAGGAGG GCACGGAAAAACTCAAGCCTCTTGTTATTGGCAAGTCCGCCTAG